The following proteins are encoded in a genomic region of Arachis stenosperma cultivar V10309 chromosome 4, arast.V10309.gnm1.PFL2, whole genome shotgun sequence:
- the LOC130974733 gene encoding uncharacterized protein LOC130974733 — protein MPLELPKQLPRKRKVDHKIKLELGVKPPASAPYRMAPAEFEELKKQLKNLLDVGFIHPSKKFINGYSTKAAPLTDLLKKNHSWEEEQELALSNYSKVFEVYTNASNYAIGGVLMQEGHSIAFESHKLNDTER, from the exons ATGCCTCTCGAATTGCCAAAGCAACTACCACGTAAGAGGAAAGTTgatcataaaattaaattagagttagGAGTGAAGCCGCCTGCCTCAGCACCTTATAGGATGGCACCGgcagaatttgaagaattgaagaaacAACTCAAGAATTTGCTAGATGTTGGATTCATCCATCCATCTAAG AAGTTTATCAACGGATACTCCACCAAGGCTGCACCATTAACTGATCTTCTCAAGAAGAATCACTCGtgggaagaagaacaagaacTAGCACTGTCCAACTACTCAAAGGTGTTTGAAGTCTACACTAATGCTTCTAACTATGCTATTGGAGGGGTTCTGATGCAAGAAGGACATTCTATTGCCTTTGAGAGTCACAAGTTGAATGATACAGAGAGATAA